CGCTCCGAGGCCGACACCTTCCCGCCGGTGCGCCACCGCGTGGTCGATCCGCGCTCCATCCCCACCGACCGGCCCAAGGTGCGCGCCCGCGGCGTGGACGCCCTCACCCTGGGGGAGTCCACTGTGGAGCTGCGCGGGGTGGAGCAGCTGGTCGATCCCGCGCAGGTCACCGGCATCGGCCTGGCGCTGGTCAGCTGCGCCCGCCGCGGCGTCCTCGACGACAGCAGGACGGTGGCCGAAGTGCTCGAGGCCTTCGCCGCCGACGTCGCCGAGCGCGGGATCGCCGCGGTCGACGACCGCCACGTCGGCGACTTCGCGGTGCCGAGGCCACTGGACCTGGCCGCGGCCCTCAACCGGCTGCGCGTCCTGCGGATCTCCGGGTTCCGGAGCTGATCAGCGCTCGTTGCACTGGCAGGCCCGCAGCCGGGACCACTGGGCAGTCGGCCTGCCGTCGGTGCGCATGCTCCCGTCGCTGGTCGGCCAGCCCGGCGGCGAGTCCTCCCACGCCTCCTGCCTGCCGTACGTGGTGATGTCCAGCAGCCCGCACGAAGGTGCCATGATTTCCACACCCCGCCCGGTGGTCCAGTAGGTCTCGAACACCCGCTGCTCGCGGCGCAGGTAGCACACCAGCAGGAATGGGGCGGTGCGCCCGGCGCGCAGGAGGTCCATGGACTCCCGCGCCGAGTACCAGGGCACCTCCCAGCCCATGAAATCGCGGTAGGCGACGCTGTCCTCGTACGGGCCCTGGCACAGCGTCGCGTAGGTGACGTCGCGGGCGTGGAGGTAGGACAGCTCCCGGACCTGGCTGTTGAAGTAGGTGCAGCCCTCGCACTGCTCGGCGGCGCTGCGCCCGTCGTGCCACATGTGGAAGTAGGCGATCAGCTGCCCGCGGCCCTCGAACGCGGCCAGCAGCGTGGTGGGCCCCTCAGGTCCGGTCAGCGGGGTGGCCGCGTCGACCTCGACCATCGGCAGCCGGCGGCGGGCCGCGGCGATCGCATCGCCCGCGCGGGTGTGCGCCTTCTCCCGGACCCGCAGTGCCTCCACTTCGGCCAGCCAGGTGGCGCGGTCGACCACTTCGGGCAGCGCGGGGTCGGTGGTGGGGTCAGCGTTCATCGTCGTC
This portion of the Saccharopolyspora antimicrobica genome encodes:
- a CDS encoding DUF899 family protein: MNADPTTDPALPEVVDRATWLAEVEALRVREKAHTRAGDAIAAARRRLPMVEVDAATPLTGPEGPTTLLAAFEGRGQLIAYFHMWHDGRSAAEQCEGCTYFNSQVRELSYLHARDVTYATLCQGPYEDSVAYRDFMGWEVPWYSARESMDLLRAGRTAPFLLVCYLRREQRVFETYWTTGRGVEIMAPSCGLLDITTYGRQEAWEDSPPGWPTSDGSMRTDGRPTAQWSRLRACQCNER